The Natranaerovirga hydrolytica genome includes the window CAGCAGACAGATATTCTATTATTAGACGAGCCTACAACATACTTGGATATAACCTATCAAGTGGAGATCCTTGATTTGTTAACAGATCTTAATAGAAAACGTGGCACAACAATTGTTATGGTTCTTCATGATATCAATCTATCTGCTCGTTATGCAGATTATATCTTCGCTCTTCATAAAGGAAAGCTTATAGAAGAAGGTTCACCTTCTAAAATCATAACAGAACCCTTAATCAAGCAAGTTTTTGATCTTGATTGTACGGTTATAAAAGATCCGCTTTCTGGTTCGCCATTTATTGTTCCAAAAGGAAGATATCATGTCAGTTGAAAAAACAAATCAGTAGAAAAATGATATGGCGTTAGAAATATACCATACGCATTTAAAGATTAATGGTATGGATATAAAAAAATAACTTAAACTAAGGAATATGTATACCATTAGGGTAGATTATATTCCTTTTTTATTTGTAAACATTTCTTTAGTACAACCCCCTCTATTAGATAATTATTTTATAAGCAAATAAAACTTCATAAAATGAAAGAAGTGTTTTAAATGAATGACACAATTTTAAAGAGTCATTTGTTAAAGATACACAAATTTAACAATATGCCACTGGCTTATTTCACAAAATTAACAGTAATATTTAATAAGAAGTTCTATTAAGACAAGCGACAAAATATGACACAATCTTCTAAAGATTAATACAAATAGTGCTATAATTTTTGTTATAAAGAGACGAAATAACAAAAATTAAGCAGAAAATCCTTGGACAAAAAATCTGAGGATTTTATTGTATCAAAAAACAATGCAAGTATATTTTAAGAGGACTACTGTCTTCAAGTAATATAAAATCGACAGAAATGGTTCGATGTAGAAATAGAAGATTTGCTTGTTATTTCGTTTCTTATTTTAAAGGAGGAATGAAATATGAGTTTTAATAAGGGGTATGAATTTAAAAGATTTGAAAAACAATGGGAACAAGAAAAAATATGGATGCGAACTGAAGGAATGAGAGACGGTGATATCAAAAAAATGTATGAATACGACAGGATATATTTTAACAGCAGAAGAAGATATGAGGAACACAGAGTAGGAGAAATACAATCGGACCATTTAGGTGTAGAAGAAGACTTTGAACAAAATTTAGAGTTTATGGATTTGATTAGGGATGAAAAGTTGTTTAGAGCCATTAGTCAGCTTAAAACCAATGAATTAGAACTTTTGAAGCTTTTCGCTATCCATGATATGAGAGTTACAGAAATAGCCCATTTAAAAGGAAAAAGTAAAAGCAACATTTCTGAAAAGTTAACTAGGATTATAGAAAAAGTAAAAAAAAATTATAACAACCCGAACAAAAATTGATTTTAGTCGGCTACATAATAAGAAGGGAGGTTTTAAGTGTGTTTTGTTAAAAACGATCAGTAAAGATAATGTAATGATGTATTAAGGAGGTGGGTACAAACTTATGAGAGAACAGTTATATGATCAGATCAAAAAACAAGGAAAAAAATTATATGTGCTATCAAAAGAAAAAAATTGGTCATATGAAGAACTACAGTATTATTGTGCTTTTTATCATAAGATGTTTCGAGACAATGGATATGACAAAGTCTTATTATCTACAAATCAGAATTTTAATGCGTACAGTGCAATTTTAGCTGCTTATTTAACAGGAACCACATTTTGTATTATTAATCCAGACTTACCTGTTGAACGCAAACAATACATGATAGAAACATTTCAGCCCAGTTTGATTATATGTAGTGAAGCAGATAACTTAAACAATGTGTTTGAAGAGAAAGTATTTCATTTAGAAAAAACAAAAGCAGCTATAAAAGAATTTGAAATCTGTTCAATAGAACAAACCTTTAATAATGATTTGGTGTATGTTTCCTTTACATCTGGGTCTACTGGTATGCCTAAAGGATGCAAAATCAAAAGAAAGGCTTTTGAACAGTTTTGTAGGTGGGCTTCTGATGAATTTTCACTGACAGAAGAAGATATTTATGGACAATATGTGCCGTTATATTTTGATATGAGTTTAATTGATATTTTTGGAGGTACTTTACATGGGGTTACGTTGGTTCCTTTTTCCAATTTTTCAGAGAAACTACGTCCAGGAGTTCTGTTAAAGCGGTACAATATTACTTTTCTAAATGTGGTGCCTCAATTTTTAGAGATTTTAATTCAAACCAATCAATGTTCCAGAGAATACTTAAAGAGTATAAGAATGATACGGTTTGGTGGAGATAAAATCTATAAAAAACGATTAGATAGGTTGTTTGAGCACCTACCAGATGTAAAAGTAGTTTCAACTTATGGTCCTACAGAGACGACGTGTTTTTGTTTTTATAAAACCGTTGATAAGACCACTTATAAGAACCATTCAAAGGAGATCGTGACCATTGGCAACACGATACCTGGGTGGCAAGCGTATTTAAGAAATGTAGAGGAGAATGTAGGTGAGATTGTAATATATGGCTCAAATATTGGAGCAGGTTACTTGCACCAAGAAAAAGATGAACACTTTAGTGGGGAAATAATCAATGGTCAAGAGGTAGAGGTTTATTATACAGGAGATTATGCTTCTATGAGTAATGGTATGTACTATTTTGAAGGCAGAAGAGATGCACAGATAAAAATCAATGGCAATCGAGTCAGTTTAATTGAAGTAGAATATGCTCTAATGAAAATGGGGTGTAGTGAAGTCGTCGCCATTTTTTTGAAAGATAATATTTTTTGTTTTTATTGTACAAGCAATGAAATTTTTGAGTCAGAAGCAGAAATTAAAATCAGACTAGAAGATAAGTTGCCAAGATATGCCATTCCGTCAGAATTAATTAAACTACCTAAAATGCCCTATAATGCCAATGGTAAAGTAGATAGAAATAAGCTTAAGATAATCGCTGAAAAATTGATAATGGAATGGGGGAAATAAAATGAATGATATTACTAATGTTTTAATAGAAGAAATTATAAAAACAAAAGAAATATTTATAAAGCAAAAGGAGATTGATGAAAAAACAAATTTAGTAACGGATTTGAATTTTAACTCTATTGATTTTATGCAGTTTGTTGTAGGTATAGAAAGCAGGCTCAATATTTCCTTTGATTTAGAAGAATTTATGGAAAATGGAGATATAAATTTATTCAAATCGGTGAAAGATTATGTTTGCAAAAAAATCTTGGAGGGAGAGGAAAATGATGCTGGAAGAGCAGAAATTGGGTAAACTCAAACAATTGCTAATTTATCTAATGGATCACAATGCATTCTATAAAAGCATTCAAAATAACTTACAATTTGACATACATAATGATGACATACAAGAAATTTATAATAAGCTGCCAATTGTTACCAAGCAAGATATCATCAATAATCCAGACATATTTTTTTCAGAGACTATTAAAGGGGAAGAAATATTTGAAGAAAGAACCAGTGGCAGTACAGGGAATGTATTAAAATGCTATAAAACCAATACGGAAAGAACCCTGCTTGCATTAAACATATGGAAACAAAGAAGAAAGTTTGATCCGATGGTCAACATATCCAATTATTATAATCTTTTTAATAACGAGATGGAAGAGATTATTGGTAAATTCTATAATGTTGATGACAAAATGGTCATAAGAAATTTCTACAGATTAATGGCTGTGCAGCCTAGATGGATAGCAGGACCCATATCCCTATTAAGTAAGTTTGCCATTTTGATCAATGAGGAGAAAATTAATTATAAGAACGATGGAACATTAAAATTTATTGAGTTTCATGGTGAAAATGTAGATGAAAAAAGCAGGAAATTCATTGAAGAAACTTTCCAATGTAAAACCATCAATAACTATGGAACAAGTGAAACTTGGTGTATTGCACTAGATTGTGATAACCAAAAGCTTCATATACAAGATTATATTATAGCCGATTCGAAAAAAGACGGTGAGGAAGATAAATTGTTAATTACCAGTCTAATTAACAAATATATGCCCATTGTTAAGTATGCCAATGGAGACTGTGGAAAACCCATAGAGAAGGACTGTGATTGTCATAATAACAATTCAGTCATTTGGCTAAAGGGGGGGCGTGAAACCGATTACATTACAGGTACCAGTGTACTAGGTAATTATTTATTTGACGAAATCTTATGGCAAGCGTTTGAACGATTTGGAAGTGTTGTCCATGAGTATCAAGTCTTTCAACAAGAATTAAAAAAATTTGAATTTATTATTGCAAAGGGCAACCACTATTCAGAAGACGTGACGCAATTTTTACACAGCAGAATTTTACAAGAGCTGGGAGCAGACAATCAAGTTAACTTTTCTTTTGTAGACCATGTGAAAGCGTTAAGCAATGGTAAACTAAAAAAATTTCATCCCTATAAAAACTAAAAAAAGGAGTGGTTCTATGTTTCAGATTGATGAAAAAAATAAAAAACAATTAAGCATTGTAATGCCTCCGCCAGTATATTATTCTCTTTTTGCAGCAGACAAGCTTTCAATTTTATGTACCAATGAAAATGCTTACAACTGGATACACAATAATTTTATACAACTTTTATTTTACAAACAATATTTAAAAGATCCAGGTGTATTTGGGGAAAGGTTTTATAAAAGTCAATATATGTGTATATGGCCAATAGACACTTTTAAAATAGGCTTTAGAGGGGCAAATCTGTTGCTAGAGGAATACCCCATTAATGATCATTTTATGGAATTAAAGCCAGATACGTTAATTGAGCATATTACGCAATGGATAGACAAAGAGTTTTATATGATAGCCAATGTAGATGTTTCTAAATTAACCACCACCCACTATTTTGGTCCAACACCTTTTTGTCATTCTTCTATGATTATTGGATACGATAAAGATAAAAAAGTGCTTAAGCAAGTGGATTATGGGGAGAATGGTGCCATAAACATTCTGGATATCCCGTTTCAAGATTATATTAACGCATTTTTTTCTCCAGCATTAGAAAGTATTTTTAAGAATGAAAAAAATCAAGATGTTAAGTATATGGCCACACTGCATAGGCATAAGAAAAATAGTGTATCCATTAACCTTAATCCAAGTGTCATAAAATTCTGGGTAAAAGAATTTATGGACTGTGCTCAATCAAATAAAAAGAGTGATTTTTTTATTGAACTTGGAGAAACAGCAGGTGGTTTTGATGTGTATGAGTCCGTGTTAGAAATGTCTAGCTTATTGTTTGAGATTAATAAAGGCTCTATAGATTATCGTATGTATCATTGTATCCATGAGCATAAGCGGTTAATGACATTAAGAATTCAGGAACTGGAAAAAAGACAGATTTTAGACCCCAGTTTAAATTTATACGAATTAAATAATAAACTTGTTCAGCTTACTGAATCTATGCGGTTTACAGTATTAAAAAATAACATTGCACCAAGAAAAGAAAATTTAAATTTACTAAAAGAAAATATGGAAAAGTTAACTGCAATGGAGCAAGATATGATGCATCTGCTATACAATAATCTGTAAAAAAAGAAGGTCATATGAAAATGTAATTTACAAATGTATTAACAAGCATTTGAAAATTACATTTTCATAGAAACGAGTGGAAAGCAAAGGAAAAGGGAGGAGATCAATAATATGAATAATTATGTGTTTAGAATTATTGGTTCAGATAAAAAAAATTGGCGTTATTATATACTGCATGTTGTTTCGACCATTATTGTTTCAACCATTGGTTTATATGTAATAGAAATCGCTAGAAACATTGTAGATAATGGTGACAAGATTAATGAAAATTTAACACAGTACTTAATGATGGCAATAGGCATTACATTTATAGGAGCAATTTTTTCATATTTAGAGACATATTCATCAGGTAGATTTTCCATTCATTGTGTTAAAAATTTAAGAAACAAGTTACTGGATAAATTTTTAAGAACAGAATACCAATACTTTGATAATGTCCATAGCGGTTCCATTTTAAATCAATCAAACGGCGATATAGATATTATTCAAGGTCATTTAGAGTCCACGCTTCCTCAGTTGGTTTCTGCGTTATTTAGATTTATAACTGCTTTTATCTATTTATCCTTTATTAATGTTAGGTTGGTAATGGTTTGTGTCGTTTTAACACTGATTATTATTGTTTTTGTAAAAATAGTCATTAACCCTATTTCAAAAATCTTTGACAAACATCAAAAAAAATTAGATGAAGCAACAGAAGTGGCTAATGATTGTATTTCTGGAGCGTATATACAAAAAGCTTACAATTTAGAAGATCAGTTTATTAAAAAGTATGATGAACATATGGAAGAATTAACCAGACAATCTTTGAAAAGACAAAAATTATTAGCAGTAACTTTTCCACTGACAGATATACTTAGATTTCTTCCAACGTTAATATGTATGGTATTGGGCTTTATTGGTACGTATAACGGGGTATTAACAGGTGGGGATTTTGTGGCTTTTGTTATTTTGTTGGGAAGAATAACGACCCCTATGGCAGAATTTCCAATATTAGTTGCGGGTCTAAAAGAAGTGATGGTGTGTATCAACCGCATCAATCAAATATTTCATAAACCAGATGAACAAAATGGCATTTATATAGGCGATAGAAGAGAAAATATACTTGGCAATCAAAAGATCCTTTCTTTTGAAAACGTGAATTTTGGATACCATAAAGAGGATTTGATTATGAAAGACTTATCCTTTCAAGTTGAAAAAGGAGAAATGGTAGCATTTGTGGGAGCAAGTGGTGCAGGAAAAAGTACTTTGTTTAAGTTAATTGCTAAGCTTTATCCCTATCAAGGAGGTAAGATCCTCTTTATGGGAAAAGCCTTAGAAGAATGGAACAATGAAGCACTTAGAAGTCAGATAGCCTATGTTCCACAAGATGTTTTTTTATTTCCGTGTAGTATTGCGAAAAACATTGCTTATGGCAATGAATACGCTTCTATGGAAGACATTATAAACGCTGCAAAGTTAGCTCAAGCACACCAATTTATTTTACAGCTTCCAGAAGGTTATGAAACCAATGTGGGTGAGAGAGGTATAAAACTTTCTGGAGGGCAAAGACAGAGAATTGCTATTGCAAGAGCTTTTTTGAAAAATTCTCCTATACTATTGTTGGATGAAATGACCTCAGCATTAGATGTTGAATCAGAAGAACTATTGCAAAAAGCACTTGATAATTACGCCAAAGGTAGAACGGTTTTAATCATTGCTCATAGATTGACTACTATTATGCAAGCAGACACGATATATGTACTGGACTCAGGTGAAATTGTTGAAATAGGTCAACATGAAACATTAATAAAGAAAAACGGCGTTTATAATAAATTGTATTTAAAGCAGTTTGAAGGAGGCGCAAAAGATGAAGTTAGTTAATGAATTTTTTGAAACCATGAGACCCATAAGGAGTAGAAGGTTTTGGTATTGTTTTGGTATTGTTGGAATGACTATAGGCAACACCAGTATTGGAGTGGTAAGTGCTGTTTTATTAAGAGAGTTTGTAGATGTAGGAAATATAACGGGGATTGGTTCAGTACAACACATTGTAAAAATCTTAGTAGCTTATATTTTAACCCTTATTATTCTGATTCCTACTTGTCAATATCTATATAATCGCTCTGCAAGATTAGCGTTTCGTGATAGTAAACAAGAGATTTTTTATAAGATATTGAAGTTACCTATACCGTATTTTGAAAAAGTACACAGTGGAAAGGTAATGTCTGTGCTTATTAATGATTGTGATAAAATGATGGGGGTTATTACGGGAAGATTTCGAAGAACATTTGCCCCTTTTATACAAATCATAACCTATGTTATTCCTATGTTGATTTTTGAATGGCGAATCACAGTTGTTTTATTGGTTATTAATGGCATTACTTTATACGGTGATTTGAAGTTTTCTAAAAAAATTAAGGAAATCAGTCAAGTGGTTTTGGAAAAATTAAGCGATATGAACCAAACCATGATGAACTTTTTCAATGGTATGCTGATTGTGCGTATGTTTTCTATAGAGAATGTAAGGGGAGAATATATTAAAGCAAATGAAGCCATGAGTACTCATAATACTAAAAAAGCACATATTACTGGTTTGCATAATACCTACACTTTTATTGTATCCATGATCAATACGGTTTTGTTTTTGTTAGTAGCCAATATATTGGTGGTACTTGGGTTAACCACCTACGGCAGTATTCTAGGCATTATGAGTATGCAAGTGATTTTAAATGAGTCATTTAAGTTGTTTTGTCAGTATCTGCCACAGGTTATTGAAGGCTATGCTGGTGCCAGCCGCGTCAATGAATTTTTAGAGTTGCCAGAGGAAGAAATGATCAAAGTAGAAGACGCCCATAACTTATCGTATATTGAGTTTAGGAATGTGAAATTTAAATACCCTAATACTCAAGAATGGGTATTGGATCATTTTAATTTAAAAATAAATAAAAATGAAACCATTGCAGTAATAGGAGAGAGTGGTAGTGGAAAAAGTACAATAGCAAAGCTCTTACTGGGGTTCTATCCAATTGAAAAAGGAACGATTGCTGTTGAGGGCACACCCATTAATGAAAAAAACTTATCCCAGCTGCGTCGTTTAATAGCATATGTTCCACAAGACGCATATGTCTTTAATGGTACAATTATAGAAAACATCCGTTACGGAAACGTAGATGCCACAGATGAACAAGTATACCGTGCAGCTAAAATAGCAAATGCTTATGATTTTATTATGAAGCTTCAAGATGGGTTTGAAACCCTAGTAGGAGAGAGAGGAACAAAACTTTCAGGTGGACAACGCCAAAGAATTGCCATTGCAAGAGCCATTCTAAAAGATGCCCCAATTCTTATTTTAGATGAGGCAACAGCTTCACTAGATTCGGAGTCAGAAGCATTAATAAAGTCAGCTGTAGATAAAGTCCGCAAAGATAAGACAACCATCATCATTGCCCATCGACTATCAACTATAGAAGATGCAGATCGAGTGATAAAAATAGAATAAAATGAGTAGGCCGGCAAGATGAATTTTGCCGGCTTTTTATATTAGTATAAGTTACTGACACAAAAAAAGAGTGAAAAATATTGACATTCATTATCAAATAGTATACCATATAGGGGTATGAGGTATATAAGGAGGAATTGTATGAGACAATGTATGGAAATCGAAAAGGTGCAAGCTCGATTAAAGAGAATTGAAGGTCAAGTAAGAGGATTATCAGCCATGATTGAAAAAGACGTGCCTTGTGAAGACATTTTAATTCAAATTAGTGCAGCTAAAACCGCCCTTCATAAAACTGGGCAGATTATCCTTGAAGGCCATCTTCATCATTGCATTGCAGATAGTATAAAGAATGGTGAAGAATATGTAGCAATTGAAAAATTGAGCAAAGCCTTAGAGCAATTTGCGAGGTTAGGATAAGGAGGCACTATGAATAATATAATAGGATGGTTAAAGGAAGAGGATAGATTAACGATTGTGTATACAGCAATCTCTGCACTGTTTTTAATACTTAGCTTTACGACTCAATATGAACCATTTGGAATCAATTTAGCCTGGGGGGCCATTCTTATCTCAGGGACTCCAATTGTATATGGTAGTTTTAAACGTCTCATATTTTACAAAGATATAAAAGCTGGCTTATTAGTATCCATTGCGTTGATTGCTTGTATATTAGTAGGAGAGTATTTTGCTGCAGGTGAAGTTGTTGTTATTATGATGATTGGTGAATTGCTTGAAGACTATACCGTGAGACGTTCAAAAATGGGGCTTAAAAATCTAATTGCGTTACAACCAACAAAAGCTCGTGTGCTTCGAAATGGAGCATATGAAATGATTGAGTCCCAAGAGGTTAGGGTTGGAGACAAGATTAGAATTATTGCAGGAGAGGCCATACCAGTTGACGGTATGATTATTGAGGGAATAACCAGCATCGATCAATCGGTTATGACAGGAGAGTCTATACCTGTTGAAAAAAGTAACGGAGATGATGTTTTTAGTGCAACGGTGAATACATATGGCACCATAGTGATTGAAGCTAAAAAGGTAGGAGAAGATTCTTCTATAGCGAAGATGATTCATATGATAAAAGAAGCAGAAACGAAAAAAGCGCCTATACTTAGCGTGATGGATAGGTGGGCAAGTTACTTGGTCGTCATTGCCCTTGTCCTTTCAGTGCTTATTGGGTTGATTACTCAAGATATCCTGCGAGCAATTACGGTTTTAGTTGTGTTTTGCCCTTGTGCGCTGGTTCTTGCAACACCTACAGCAATAGCTGCTGGTATTGGGAATGCAACCAAACATGGCATTATTGTTAAATCAGGAGAAGCCCTTGAAAGACTTGGCAAAGTAGCTCGTGTGGTATTTGATAAAACAGGCACTTTAACAATTGGGGAGCCAGAAGTAAATAACATTATGATCAATCAATCGGTTCAACAATCAGAAGAAGAATTTTTACGATTGGTTAGCAGCGCTCAGCTGTATTCAGAACATCCATTAGGTGTTGCAATTAGAAAATTTGCAACAGCAAATAACCACCAATTGGTAGAGCCTAAAGATTTTCAAGTCATACCGGGCAAAGGTGTTATTGCACAGGTAGAAAGCCATGAAGTGGTTGTAGGAAATCCAGCACTAATAGCATCTTATGGCTTTGTAATCGATAAGGCATTAAAAAAGAAATTTGATAATGAAAATGAAAAAGGAAATACAGCTGTTTTAGTGGCTATTGATAAAAAGGTTGCAGGTATTATTACACTGTCTGATCAATTGAGACCAGATTCAGGACGTATTGTTAATGAAATCTATAAATGGGGCGCTAAGATTAGTTTGTTAACGGGAGATAATGAAAAAGTGGCACTTAAAATTGCAAATGAAGTTGGCATAAATGAGTATATAGCATCAGCTCTTCCTGAAGATAAAGTGAAAACCGTTG containing:
- a CDS encoding sigma-70 family RNA polymerase sigma factor; translation: MSFNKGYEFKRFEKQWEQEKIWMRTEGMRDGDIKKMYEYDRIYFNSRRRYEEHRVGEIQSDHLGVEEDFEQNLEFMDLIRDEKLFRAISQLKTNELELLKLFAIHDMRVTEIAHLKGKSKSNISEKLTRIIEKVKKNYNNPNKN
- a CDS encoding AMP-binding protein: MREQLYDQIKKQGKKLYVLSKEKNWSYEELQYYCAFYHKMFRDNGYDKVLLSTNQNFNAYSAILAAYLTGTTFCIINPDLPVERKQYMIETFQPSLIICSEADNLNNVFEEKVFHLEKTKAAIKEFEICSIEQTFNNDLVYVSFTSGSTGMPKGCKIKRKAFEQFCRWASDEFSLTEEDIYGQYVPLYFDMSLIDIFGGTLHGVTLVPFSNFSEKLRPGVLLKRYNITFLNVVPQFLEILIQTNQCSREYLKSIRMIRFGGDKIYKKRLDRLFEHLPDVKVVSTYGPTETTCFCFYKTVDKTTYKNHSKEIVTIGNTIPGWQAYLRNVEENVGEIVIYGSNIGAGYLHQEKDEHFSGEIINGQEVEVYYTGDYASMSNGMYYFEGRRDAQIKINGNRVSLIEVEYALMKMGCSEVVAIFLKDNIFCFYCTSNEIFESEAEIKIRLEDKLPRYAIPSELIKLPKMPYNANGKVDRNKLKIIAEKLIMEWGK
- a CDS encoding acyl carrier protein gives rise to the protein MNDITNVLIEEIIKTKEIFIKQKEIDEKTNLVTDLNFNSIDFMQFVVGIESRLNISFDLEEFMENGDINLFKSVKDYVCKKILEGEENDAGRAEIG
- a CDS encoding phenylacetate--CoA ligase family protein; amino-acid sequence: MMLEEQKLGKLKQLLIYLMDHNAFYKSIQNNLQFDIHNDDIQEIYNKLPIVTKQDIINNPDIFFSETIKGEEIFEERTSGSTGNVLKCYKTNTERTLLALNIWKQRRKFDPMVNISNYYNLFNNEMEEIIGKFYNVDDKMVIRNFYRLMAVQPRWIAGPISLLSKFAILINEEKINYKNDGTLKFIEFHGENVDEKSRKFIEETFQCKTINNYGTSETWCIALDCDNQKLHIQDYIIADSKKDGEEDKLLITSLINKYMPIVKYANGDCGKPIEKDCDCHNNNSVIWLKGGRETDYITGTSVLGNYLFDEILWQAFERFGSVVHEYQVFQQELKKFEFIIAKGNHYSEDVTQFLHSRILQELGADNQVNFSFVDHVKALSNGKLKKFHPYKN
- a CDS encoding ABC transporter ATP-binding protein, which produces MNNYVFRIIGSDKKNWRYYILHVVSTIIVSTIGLYVIEIARNIVDNGDKINENLTQYLMMAIGITFIGAIFSYLETYSSGRFSIHCVKNLRNKLLDKFLRTEYQYFDNVHSGSILNQSNGDIDIIQGHLESTLPQLVSALFRFITAFIYLSFINVRLVMVCVVLTLIIIVFVKIVINPISKIFDKHQKKLDEATEVANDCISGAYIQKAYNLEDQFIKKYDEHMEELTRQSLKRQKLLAVTFPLTDILRFLPTLICMVLGFIGTYNGVLTGGDFVAFVILLGRITTPMAEFPILVAGLKEVMVCINRINQIFHKPDEQNGIYIGDRRENILGNQKILSFENVNFGYHKEDLIMKDLSFQVEKGEMVAFVGASGAGKSTLFKLIAKLYPYQGGKILFMGKALEEWNNEALRSQIAYVPQDVFLFPCSIAKNIAYGNEYASMEDIINAAKLAQAHQFILQLPEGYETNVGERGIKLSGGQRQRIAIARAFLKNSPILLLDEMTSALDVESEELLQKALDNYAKGRTVLIIAHRLTTIMQADTIYVLDSGEIVEIGQHETLIKKNGVYNKLYLKQFEGGAKDEVS
- a CDS encoding ABC transporter ATP-binding protein; translated protein: MKLVNEFFETMRPIRSRRFWYCFGIVGMTIGNTSIGVVSAVLLREFVDVGNITGIGSVQHIVKILVAYILTLIILIPTCQYLYNRSARLAFRDSKQEIFYKILKLPIPYFEKVHSGKVMSVLINDCDKMMGVITGRFRRTFAPFIQIITYVIPMLIFEWRITVVLLVINGITLYGDLKFSKKIKEISQVVLEKLSDMNQTMMNFFNGMLIVRMFSIENVRGEYIKANEAMSTHNTKKAHITGLHNTYTFIVSMINTVLFLLVANILVVLGLTTYGSILGIMSMQVILNESFKLFCQYLPQVIEGYAGASRVNEFLELPEEEMIKVEDAHNLSYIEFRNVKFKYPNTQEWVLDHFNLKINKNETIAVIGESGSGKSTIAKLLLGFYPIEKGTIAVEGTPINEKNLSQLRRLIAYVPQDAYVFNGTIIENIRYGNVDATDEQVYRAAKIANAYDFIMKLQDGFETLVGERGTKLSGGQRQRIAIARAILKDAPILILDEATASLDSESEALIKSAVDKVRKDKTTIIIAHRLSTIEDADRVIKIE
- a CDS encoding metal-sensing transcriptional repressor, whose protein sequence is MRQCMEIEKVQARLKRIEGQVRGLSAMIEKDVPCEDILIQISAAKTALHKTGQIILEGHLHHCIADSIKNGEEYVAIEKLSKALEQFARLG
- a CDS encoding heavy metal translocating P-type ATPase is translated as MNNIIGWLKEEDRLTIVYTAISALFLILSFTTQYEPFGINLAWGAILISGTPIVYGSFKRLIFYKDIKAGLLVSIALIACILVGEYFAAGEVVVIMMIGELLEDYTVRRSKMGLKNLIALQPTKARVLRNGAYEMIESQEVRVGDKIRIIAGEAIPVDGMIIEGITSIDQSVMTGESIPVEKSNGDDVFSATVNTYGTIVIEAKKVGEDSSIAKMIHMIKEAETKKAPILSVMDRWASYLVVIALVLSVLIGLITQDILRAITVLVVFCPCALVLATPTAIAAGIGNATKHGIIVKSGEALERLGKVARVVFDKTGTLTIGEPEVNNIMINQSVQQSEEEFLRLVSSAQLYSEHPLGVAIRKFATANNHQLVEPKDFQVIPGKGVIAQVESHEVVVGNPALIASYGFVIDKALKKKFDNENEKGNTAVLVAIDKKVAGIITLSDQLRPDSGRIVNEIYKWGAKISLLTGDNEKVALKIANEVGINEYIASALPEDKVKTVESYEASGQKTCMVGDGINDAPALKTAFVSIAMAGIGSDIATESADIVLVKDDLIKLPYIMKLSRDVIKKINQNIIISMVLNFGAIGLAGFGLLNPVTGALVHNVGSVLVVINAAFLLNKNKGRSLELGYQFKRVAR